In Aphelocoma coerulescens isolate FSJ_1873_10779 chromosome 3, UR_Acoe_1.0, whole genome shotgun sequence, a single window of DNA contains:
- the DNMT3A gene encoding DNA (cytosine-5)-methyltransferase 3A isoform X1, whose product MPSSGTLDAGSPAPSREALDTHKGEEEPEENPSKEEKQEPGTPMRKAGRPGRKRKHAQQVESSDTPKDIAAVPKCPPPRPEASPAEPLPNGDVEGDAEEAAESPKGGRPEEDETESLPDGETGRALENGRCTPKEGLDAPADEGELAPSDPQKKRGRRKLLEATEKSKDEKEENNFDTLKMEGSRGRLRGGLGWESSLRQRPMQRHTFQAGDPYYISKRKRDEWLARWKREAEKKAKVIAVMNVVEEPARAEAQKEEEASPPPAPQQPTDPASPSVATTPEPAVADAGDKNTSKSADDEPEYEDGRGFGIGELVWGKLRGFSWWPGRIVSWWMTGRSRAAEGTRWVMWFGDGKFSVVCVEKLLPLSSFASAFHQATYNKQPMYRKAIYEVLQVASSRAGKIFPACPENDETDTSKVVEIQNKQMIEWALGGFQPSGPKGLEPPEEERNPYKEVYTEMWVEPEAAAYAPPPPAKKPRKSTTQEKPKVKEIIDERTRERLVYEVRQKCRNIEDICISCGSLNVTLEHPLFIGGMCQNCKNCFLECAYQYDDDGYQSYCTICCGGREVLMCGNNNCCRCFCVECVDLLVGPGAAQAAIKEDPWNCYMCGHKGVYGLLRRREDWPSRLQMFFANNHDQEFDPPKVYPPVPAEKRKPIRVLSLFDGIATGLLVLKDLGIQVDRYIASEVCEDSITVGMVRHQGKIMYVGDVRNVTQKHIQEWGPFDLVIGGSPCNDLSIVNPARKGLYEGTGRLFFEFYRLLHEARPKEGDDRPFFWLFENVVAMGVSDKRDISRFLESNPVMIDAKEVSAAHRARYFWGNLPGMNRPLASTVNDKLELQECLEHGRIAKFSKVRTITTRSNSIKQGKDQHFPVFMNEKEDILWCTEMERVFGFPVHYTDVSNMSRLARQRLLGRSWSVPVIRHLFAPLKEYFACV is encoded by the exons ATGCCGTCCAGCGGGACCCTGGACGCCGGCAGCCCCGCGCCCAGCCGCGAGGCGCTCGACACGCACAAG GGGGAAGAGGAGCCTGAGGAGAACCCGAGCaaggaggagaagcaggagcCGGGGACGCCCATGAGGAAAGCCGGGCGGCCCGGGCGGAAGCGCAAGCATGCCCAG CAGGTGGAAAGCAGTGACACCCCCAAAGACATCGCGGCcgtccccaagtgccccccgccccgcccggagGCCAGTCCCGCCGAGCCGCTGCCCAACGGGGACGTGGAGGGGGATGCGGAGGAGGCCGCCGAGAGCCCCAAGGGCGGCCGGCCCGAGGAGGACGAGACGGAGAGTCTGCCGGACGGAGAGACGGGCCGGGCGCTGGAGAACGGCCGCTGCACCCCCAAGGAGGGCCTGGACGCTCCAGCCGATGAGGGTGAGCTGGCCCCTTCCGACCCCCAGAAGAAACGCGGGAGGAGGAAACTCCTGGAGGCCACAGAGAAAA GCAAGGACGAGAAGGAGGAAAACAACTTCGACACCCTGAAAATGGAG GGCTCGCGCGGGCGGCTCCGcggcgggctgggctgggagtcGAGCCTGCGGCAGCGGCCGATGCAGCGGCACACCTTCCAGGCCGGGGACCCCTACTACATCAGCAAGAGGAAGCGGGACGAGTGGCTGGCGCGCTGGAAGCGGGAG GCGGAGAAGAAGGCCAAGGTGATCGCCGTGATGAACGTGGTGGAGGAGCCGGCGCGGGCCGAGGcgcagaaggaggaggaggccagcccgccgcccgccccgcagcaGCCCACCGACCCCGCCTCGCCCAGCGTGGCCACCACGCCGGAGCCGGCCGTGGCCGACGCCGGCGACAAGAACACCTCAAAATCCGCCGACGACGAGCCCGAGTACGAG GACGGGCGCGGGTTCGGCATCGGCGAGCTGGTGTGGGGCaagctgcgcggcttctcgtggtGGCCCGGCCGCATCGTGTCCTGGTGGATGACCGGCCGGAGCCGCGCGGCCGAGGGCACCCGCTGGGTCATGTGGTTCGGCGACGGCAAGTTCTCGGTG gtgtgcgtGGAGAAGCTGTTGCCCCTGAGCTCCTTTGCCAGCGCCTTCCACCAGGCCACCTACAACAAGCAGCCCATGTACCGCAAGGCCATCTACGAGGTGCTGCAG GTGGCCAGCAGCCGGGCCGGGAAGATCTTCCCTGCGTGCCCTGAGAACGACGAGACGGACACGTCCAAGGTGGTGGAGATCCAGAACAAGCAGATGATCGAGTGGGCCCTGGGTGGCTTCCAGCCCTCCGGCCccaaggggctggagccccccgAAG AGGAGCGGAACCCCTACAAAGAAGTTTACACGGAGATGTGGGTCGAGCCCGAAGCAGCCGCCTACGCACCACCCCCACCCGCCAAAAAACCCCGGAAAAGCACAACCCAGGAGAAGCCCAAGGTCAAGGAGATCATCGACGAGCGCACCCGAG AGCGGCTGGTGTACGAGGTCCGGCAGAAGTGCAGGAACATCGAAG ACATctgcatctcctgtgggagcctcAACGTGACCCTAGAGCACCCTCTGTTCATCGGGGGGATGTGCCAAAACTGCAAG aaCTGCTTTTTGGAGTGCGCGTACCAGTACGACGACGACGGGTACCAGTCCTACTGCACCATCTGCTGCGGTGGCCGCGAGGTCCTCATGTGTGGCAACAACAACTGCTGCAg gtgcttcTGCGTGGAGTGCGTGGACCTGCTGGTGGGCCCGGGGGCAGCGCAGGCGGCCATCAAGGAGGACCCCTGGAACTGCTACATGTGCGGCCATAAGGGGGTCTACGGGCTGCTGCGGCGGCGGGAGGACTGGCCCTCGCGCCTCCAGATGTTCTTCGCCAACAACCACGACCAGGAGTTT gaCCCACCGAAGGTGTACCCGCCGGTGCCAGCTGAGAAGAGGAAGCCCATCCGGGTGCTCTCACTCTTTGACGGCATCGCCACAG GCTTGCTGGTGCTGAAGGACCTGGGCATCCAGGTGGACAGGTACATCGCCTCCGAGGTGTGCGAGGACTCCATCACCGTGGGCATGGTGAGGCACCAGGGCAAGATCATGTACGTCGGGGACGTCCGCAATGTCACCCAGAAACAC ATACAGGAGTGGGGCCCCTTTGACCTGGTGATTGGGGGGAGCCCCTGCAACGACCTGTCCATCGTCAACCCGGCCAGGAAGGGGCTCTACG AGGGCACTGGGCGCCTCTTCTTTGAGTTCTACCGCCTGCTCCATGAAGCCCGGCCCAAGGAGGGCGACGACCGGCCCTTCTTCTGGCTCTTTGAGAACGTGGTGGCCATGGGGGTGAGCGACAAGAGGGACATCTCTCGCTTCCTGGAG TCCAATCCCGTCATGATTGATGCCAAAGAAGTGTCTGCAGCACACCGGGCACGGTACTTCTGGGGGAACCTGCCCGGCATGAACAG GCCACTCGCATCCACCGTCAATGAtaagctggagctgcaggagtgccTGGAGCATGGCAGGATAGCAAAG TTCAGCAAAGTGCGAACCATCACCACTCGCTCCAACTCCATCAAGCAGGGCAAGGACCAGCACTTCCCCGTGTTCATGAACGAGAAGGAGGACATCCTGTGGTGCACGGAGATGGAGAG GGTCTTCGGCTTCCCCGTGCACTACACGGACGTGTCCAACATGAGCCGCCTGGCCCGGCAGAGACTGCTCGGCAGGTCCTGGAGCGTGCCGGTGATCCGCCACCTCTTCGCGCCCCTGAAGGAATATTTTGCCTGCGTTTAG
- the DNMT3A gene encoding DNA (cytosine-5)-methyltransferase 3A isoform X3, whose translation MPSSGTLDAGSPAPSREALDTHKGEEEPEENPSKEEKQEPGTPMRKAGRPGRKRKHAQQVESSDTPKDIAAVPKCPPPRPEASPAEPLPNGDVEGDAEEAAESPKGGRPEEDETESLPDGETGRALENGRCTPKEGLDAPADEGKDEKEENNFDTLKMEGSRGRLRGGLGWESSLRQRPMQRHTFQAGDPYYISKRKRDEWLARWKREAEKKAKVIAVMNVVEEPARAEAQKEEEASPPPAPQQPTDPASPSVATTPEPAVADAGDKNTSKSADDEPEYEDGRGFGIGELVWGKLRGFSWWPGRIVSWWMTGRSRAAEGTRWVMWFGDGKFSVVCVEKLLPLSSFASAFHQATYNKQPMYRKAIYEVLQVASSRAGKIFPACPENDETDTSKVVEIQNKQMIEWALGGFQPSGPKGLEPPEEERNPYKEVYTEMWVEPEAAAYAPPPPAKKPRKSTTQEKPKVKEIIDERTRERLVYEVRQKCRNIEDICISCGSLNVTLEHPLFIGGMCQNCKNCFLECAYQYDDDGYQSYCTICCGGREVLMCGNNNCCRCFCVECVDLLVGPGAAQAAIKEDPWNCYMCGHKGVYGLLRRREDWPSRLQMFFANNHDQEFDPPKVYPPVPAEKRKPIRVLSLFDGIATGLLVLKDLGIQVDRYIASEVCEDSITVGMVRHQGKIMYVGDVRNVTQKHIQEWGPFDLVIGGSPCNDLSIVNPARKGLYEGTGRLFFEFYRLLHEARPKEGDDRPFFWLFENVVAMGVSDKRDISRFLESNPVMIDAKEVSAAHRARYFWGNLPGMNRPLASTVNDKLELQECLEHGRIAKFSKVRTITTRSNSIKQGKDQHFPVFMNEKEDILWCTEMERVFGFPVHYTDVSNMSRLARQRLLGRSWSVPVIRHLFAPLKEYFACV comes from the exons ATGCCGTCCAGCGGGACCCTGGACGCCGGCAGCCCCGCGCCCAGCCGCGAGGCGCTCGACACGCACAAG GGGGAAGAGGAGCCTGAGGAGAACCCGAGCaaggaggagaagcaggagcCGGGGACGCCCATGAGGAAAGCCGGGCGGCCCGGGCGGAAGCGCAAGCATGCCCAG CAGGTGGAAAGCAGTGACACCCCCAAAGACATCGCGGCcgtccccaagtgccccccgccccgcccggagGCCAGTCCCGCCGAGCCGCTGCCCAACGGGGACGTGGAGGGGGATGCGGAGGAGGCCGCCGAGAGCCCCAAGGGCGGCCGGCCCGAGGAGGACGAGACGGAGAGTCTGCCGGACGGAGAGACGGGCCGGGCGCTGGAGAACGGCCGCTGCACCCCCAAGGAGGGCCTGGACGCTCCAGCCGATGAGG GCAAGGACGAGAAGGAGGAAAACAACTTCGACACCCTGAAAATGGAG GGCTCGCGCGGGCGGCTCCGcggcgggctgggctgggagtcGAGCCTGCGGCAGCGGCCGATGCAGCGGCACACCTTCCAGGCCGGGGACCCCTACTACATCAGCAAGAGGAAGCGGGACGAGTGGCTGGCGCGCTGGAAGCGGGAG GCGGAGAAGAAGGCCAAGGTGATCGCCGTGATGAACGTGGTGGAGGAGCCGGCGCGGGCCGAGGcgcagaaggaggaggaggccagcccgccgcccgccccgcagcaGCCCACCGACCCCGCCTCGCCCAGCGTGGCCACCACGCCGGAGCCGGCCGTGGCCGACGCCGGCGACAAGAACACCTCAAAATCCGCCGACGACGAGCCCGAGTACGAG GACGGGCGCGGGTTCGGCATCGGCGAGCTGGTGTGGGGCaagctgcgcggcttctcgtggtGGCCCGGCCGCATCGTGTCCTGGTGGATGACCGGCCGGAGCCGCGCGGCCGAGGGCACCCGCTGGGTCATGTGGTTCGGCGACGGCAAGTTCTCGGTG gtgtgcgtGGAGAAGCTGTTGCCCCTGAGCTCCTTTGCCAGCGCCTTCCACCAGGCCACCTACAACAAGCAGCCCATGTACCGCAAGGCCATCTACGAGGTGCTGCAG GTGGCCAGCAGCCGGGCCGGGAAGATCTTCCCTGCGTGCCCTGAGAACGACGAGACGGACACGTCCAAGGTGGTGGAGATCCAGAACAAGCAGATGATCGAGTGGGCCCTGGGTGGCTTCCAGCCCTCCGGCCccaaggggctggagccccccgAAG AGGAGCGGAACCCCTACAAAGAAGTTTACACGGAGATGTGGGTCGAGCCCGAAGCAGCCGCCTACGCACCACCCCCACCCGCCAAAAAACCCCGGAAAAGCACAACCCAGGAGAAGCCCAAGGTCAAGGAGATCATCGACGAGCGCACCCGAG AGCGGCTGGTGTACGAGGTCCGGCAGAAGTGCAGGAACATCGAAG ACATctgcatctcctgtgggagcctcAACGTGACCCTAGAGCACCCTCTGTTCATCGGGGGGATGTGCCAAAACTGCAAG aaCTGCTTTTTGGAGTGCGCGTACCAGTACGACGACGACGGGTACCAGTCCTACTGCACCATCTGCTGCGGTGGCCGCGAGGTCCTCATGTGTGGCAACAACAACTGCTGCAg gtgcttcTGCGTGGAGTGCGTGGACCTGCTGGTGGGCCCGGGGGCAGCGCAGGCGGCCATCAAGGAGGACCCCTGGAACTGCTACATGTGCGGCCATAAGGGGGTCTACGGGCTGCTGCGGCGGCGGGAGGACTGGCCCTCGCGCCTCCAGATGTTCTTCGCCAACAACCACGACCAGGAGTTT gaCCCACCGAAGGTGTACCCGCCGGTGCCAGCTGAGAAGAGGAAGCCCATCCGGGTGCTCTCACTCTTTGACGGCATCGCCACAG GCTTGCTGGTGCTGAAGGACCTGGGCATCCAGGTGGACAGGTACATCGCCTCCGAGGTGTGCGAGGACTCCATCACCGTGGGCATGGTGAGGCACCAGGGCAAGATCATGTACGTCGGGGACGTCCGCAATGTCACCCAGAAACAC ATACAGGAGTGGGGCCCCTTTGACCTGGTGATTGGGGGGAGCCCCTGCAACGACCTGTCCATCGTCAACCCGGCCAGGAAGGGGCTCTACG AGGGCACTGGGCGCCTCTTCTTTGAGTTCTACCGCCTGCTCCATGAAGCCCGGCCCAAGGAGGGCGACGACCGGCCCTTCTTCTGGCTCTTTGAGAACGTGGTGGCCATGGGGGTGAGCGACAAGAGGGACATCTCTCGCTTCCTGGAG TCCAATCCCGTCATGATTGATGCCAAAGAAGTGTCTGCAGCACACCGGGCACGGTACTTCTGGGGGAACCTGCCCGGCATGAACAG GCCACTCGCATCCACCGTCAATGAtaagctggagctgcaggagtgccTGGAGCATGGCAGGATAGCAAAG TTCAGCAAAGTGCGAACCATCACCACTCGCTCCAACTCCATCAAGCAGGGCAAGGACCAGCACTTCCCCGTGTTCATGAACGAGAAGGAGGACATCCTGTGGTGCACGGAGATGGAGAG GGTCTTCGGCTTCCCCGTGCACTACACGGACGTGTCCAACATGAGCCGCCTGGCCCGGCAGAGACTGCTCGGCAGGTCCTGGAGCGTGCCGGTGATCCGCCACCTCTTCGCGCCCCTGAAGGAATATTTTGCCTGCGTTTAG
- the DNMT3A gene encoding DNA (cytosine-5)-methyltransferase 3A isoform X2, translating into MPSSGTLDAGSPAPSREALDTHKGEEEPEENPSKEEKQEPGTPMRKAGRPGRKRKHAQVESSDTPKDIAAVPKCPPPRPEASPAEPLPNGDVEGDAEEAAESPKGGRPEEDETESLPDGETGRALENGRCTPKEGLDAPADEGELAPSDPQKKRGRRKLLEATEKSKDEKEENNFDTLKMEGSRGRLRGGLGWESSLRQRPMQRHTFQAGDPYYISKRKRDEWLARWKREAEKKAKVIAVMNVVEEPARAEAQKEEEASPPPAPQQPTDPASPSVATTPEPAVADAGDKNTSKSADDEPEYEDGRGFGIGELVWGKLRGFSWWPGRIVSWWMTGRSRAAEGTRWVMWFGDGKFSVVCVEKLLPLSSFASAFHQATYNKQPMYRKAIYEVLQVASSRAGKIFPACPENDETDTSKVVEIQNKQMIEWALGGFQPSGPKGLEPPEEERNPYKEVYTEMWVEPEAAAYAPPPPAKKPRKSTTQEKPKVKEIIDERTRERLVYEVRQKCRNIEDICISCGSLNVTLEHPLFIGGMCQNCKNCFLECAYQYDDDGYQSYCTICCGGREVLMCGNNNCCRCFCVECVDLLVGPGAAQAAIKEDPWNCYMCGHKGVYGLLRRREDWPSRLQMFFANNHDQEFDPPKVYPPVPAEKRKPIRVLSLFDGIATGLLVLKDLGIQVDRYIASEVCEDSITVGMVRHQGKIMYVGDVRNVTQKHIQEWGPFDLVIGGSPCNDLSIVNPARKGLYEGTGRLFFEFYRLLHEARPKEGDDRPFFWLFENVVAMGVSDKRDISRFLESNPVMIDAKEVSAAHRARYFWGNLPGMNRPLASTVNDKLELQECLEHGRIAKFSKVRTITTRSNSIKQGKDQHFPVFMNEKEDILWCTEMERVFGFPVHYTDVSNMSRLARQRLLGRSWSVPVIRHLFAPLKEYFACV; encoded by the exons ATGCCGTCCAGCGGGACCCTGGACGCCGGCAGCCCCGCGCCCAGCCGCGAGGCGCTCGACACGCACAAG GGGGAAGAGGAGCCTGAGGAGAACCCGAGCaaggaggagaagcaggagcCGGGGACGCCCATGAGGAAAGCCGGGCGGCCCGGGCGGAAGCGCAAGCATGCCCAG GTGGAAAGCAGTGACACCCCCAAAGACATCGCGGCcgtccccaagtgccccccgccccgcccggagGCCAGTCCCGCCGAGCCGCTGCCCAACGGGGACGTGGAGGGGGATGCGGAGGAGGCCGCCGAGAGCCCCAAGGGCGGCCGGCCCGAGGAGGACGAGACGGAGAGTCTGCCGGACGGAGAGACGGGCCGGGCGCTGGAGAACGGCCGCTGCACCCCCAAGGAGGGCCTGGACGCTCCAGCCGATGAGGGTGAGCTGGCCCCTTCCGACCCCCAGAAGAAACGCGGGAGGAGGAAACTCCTGGAGGCCACAGAGAAAA GCAAGGACGAGAAGGAGGAAAACAACTTCGACACCCTGAAAATGGAG GGCTCGCGCGGGCGGCTCCGcggcgggctgggctgggagtcGAGCCTGCGGCAGCGGCCGATGCAGCGGCACACCTTCCAGGCCGGGGACCCCTACTACATCAGCAAGAGGAAGCGGGACGAGTGGCTGGCGCGCTGGAAGCGGGAG GCGGAGAAGAAGGCCAAGGTGATCGCCGTGATGAACGTGGTGGAGGAGCCGGCGCGGGCCGAGGcgcagaaggaggaggaggccagcccgccgcccgccccgcagcaGCCCACCGACCCCGCCTCGCCCAGCGTGGCCACCACGCCGGAGCCGGCCGTGGCCGACGCCGGCGACAAGAACACCTCAAAATCCGCCGACGACGAGCCCGAGTACGAG GACGGGCGCGGGTTCGGCATCGGCGAGCTGGTGTGGGGCaagctgcgcggcttctcgtggtGGCCCGGCCGCATCGTGTCCTGGTGGATGACCGGCCGGAGCCGCGCGGCCGAGGGCACCCGCTGGGTCATGTGGTTCGGCGACGGCAAGTTCTCGGTG gtgtgcgtGGAGAAGCTGTTGCCCCTGAGCTCCTTTGCCAGCGCCTTCCACCAGGCCACCTACAACAAGCAGCCCATGTACCGCAAGGCCATCTACGAGGTGCTGCAG GTGGCCAGCAGCCGGGCCGGGAAGATCTTCCCTGCGTGCCCTGAGAACGACGAGACGGACACGTCCAAGGTGGTGGAGATCCAGAACAAGCAGATGATCGAGTGGGCCCTGGGTGGCTTCCAGCCCTCCGGCCccaaggggctggagccccccgAAG AGGAGCGGAACCCCTACAAAGAAGTTTACACGGAGATGTGGGTCGAGCCCGAAGCAGCCGCCTACGCACCACCCCCACCCGCCAAAAAACCCCGGAAAAGCACAACCCAGGAGAAGCCCAAGGTCAAGGAGATCATCGACGAGCGCACCCGAG AGCGGCTGGTGTACGAGGTCCGGCAGAAGTGCAGGAACATCGAAG ACATctgcatctcctgtgggagcctcAACGTGACCCTAGAGCACCCTCTGTTCATCGGGGGGATGTGCCAAAACTGCAAG aaCTGCTTTTTGGAGTGCGCGTACCAGTACGACGACGACGGGTACCAGTCCTACTGCACCATCTGCTGCGGTGGCCGCGAGGTCCTCATGTGTGGCAACAACAACTGCTGCAg gtgcttcTGCGTGGAGTGCGTGGACCTGCTGGTGGGCCCGGGGGCAGCGCAGGCGGCCATCAAGGAGGACCCCTGGAACTGCTACATGTGCGGCCATAAGGGGGTCTACGGGCTGCTGCGGCGGCGGGAGGACTGGCCCTCGCGCCTCCAGATGTTCTTCGCCAACAACCACGACCAGGAGTTT gaCCCACCGAAGGTGTACCCGCCGGTGCCAGCTGAGAAGAGGAAGCCCATCCGGGTGCTCTCACTCTTTGACGGCATCGCCACAG GCTTGCTGGTGCTGAAGGACCTGGGCATCCAGGTGGACAGGTACATCGCCTCCGAGGTGTGCGAGGACTCCATCACCGTGGGCATGGTGAGGCACCAGGGCAAGATCATGTACGTCGGGGACGTCCGCAATGTCACCCAGAAACAC ATACAGGAGTGGGGCCCCTTTGACCTGGTGATTGGGGGGAGCCCCTGCAACGACCTGTCCATCGTCAACCCGGCCAGGAAGGGGCTCTACG AGGGCACTGGGCGCCTCTTCTTTGAGTTCTACCGCCTGCTCCATGAAGCCCGGCCCAAGGAGGGCGACGACCGGCCCTTCTTCTGGCTCTTTGAGAACGTGGTGGCCATGGGGGTGAGCGACAAGAGGGACATCTCTCGCTTCCTGGAG TCCAATCCCGTCATGATTGATGCCAAAGAAGTGTCTGCAGCACACCGGGCACGGTACTTCTGGGGGAACCTGCCCGGCATGAACAG GCCACTCGCATCCACCGTCAATGAtaagctggagctgcaggagtgccTGGAGCATGGCAGGATAGCAAAG TTCAGCAAAGTGCGAACCATCACCACTCGCTCCAACTCCATCAAGCAGGGCAAGGACCAGCACTTCCCCGTGTTCATGAACGAGAAGGAGGACATCCTGTGGTGCACGGAGATGGAGAG GGTCTTCGGCTTCCCCGTGCACTACACGGACGTGTCCAACATGAGCCGCCTGGCCCGGCAGAGACTGCTCGGCAGGTCCTGGAGCGTGCCGGTGATCCGCCACCTCTTCGCGCCCCTGAAGGAATATTTTGCCTGCGTTTAG
- the DNMT3A gene encoding DNA (cytosine-5)-methyltransferase 3A isoform X4: MPSSGTLDAGSPAPSREALDTHKGEEEPEENPSKEEKQEPGTPMRKAGRPGRKRKHAQVESSDTPKDIAAVPKCPPPRPEASPAEPLPNGDVEGDAEEAAESPKGGRPEEDETESLPDGETGRALENGRCTPKEGLDAPADEGKDEKEENNFDTLKMEGSRGRLRGGLGWESSLRQRPMQRHTFQAGDPYYISKRKRDEWLARWKREAEKKAKVIAVMNVVEEPARAEAQKEEEASPPPAPQQPTDPASPSVATTPEPAVADAGDKNTSKSADDEPEYEDGRGFGIGELVWGKLRGFSWWPGRIVSWWMTGRSRAAEGTRWVMWFGDGKFSVVCVEKLLPLSSFASAFHQATYNKQPMYRKAIYEVLQVASSRAGKIFPACPENDETDTSKVVEIQNKQMIEWALGGFQPSGPKGLEPPEEERNPYKEVYTEMWVEPEAAAYAPPPPAKKPRKSTTQEKPKVKEIIDERTRERLVYEVRQKCRNIEDICISCGSLNVTLEHPLFIGGMCQNCKNCFLECAYQYDDDGYQSYCTICCGGREVLMCGNNNCCRCFCVECVDLLVGPGAAQAAIKEDPWNCYMCGHKGVYGLLRRREDWPSRLQMFFANNHDQEFDPPKVYPPVPAEKRKPIRVLSLFDGIATGLLVLKDLGIQVDRYIASEVCEDSITVGMVRHQGKIMYVGDVRNVTQKHIQEWGPFDLVIGGSPCNDLSIVNPARKGLYEGTGRLFFEFYRLLHEARPKEGDDRPFFWLFENVVAMGVSDKRDISRFLESNPVMIDAKEVSAAHRARYFWGNLPGMNRPLASTVNDKLELQECLEHGRIAKFSKVRTITTRSNSIKQGKDQHFPVFMNEKEDILWCTEMERVFGFPVHYTDVSNMSRLARQRLLGRSWSVPVIRHLFAPLKEYFACV; this comes from the exons ATGCCGTCCAGCGGGACCCTGGACGCCGGCAGCCCCGCGCCCAGCCGCGAGGCGCTCGACACGCACAAG GGGGAAGAGGAGCCTGAGGAGAACCCGAGCaaggaggagaagcaggagcCGGGGACGCCCATGAGGAAAGCCGGGCGGCCCGGGCGGAAGCGCAAGCATGCCCAG GTGGAAAGCAGTGACACCCCCAAAGACATCGCGGCcgtccccaagtgccccccgccccgcccggagGCCAGTCCCGCCGAGCCGCTGCCCAACGGGGACGTGGAGGGGGATGCGGAGGAGGCCGCCGAGAGCCCCAAGGGCGGCCGGCCCGAGGAGGACGAGACGGAGAGTCTGCCGGACGGAGAGACGGGCCGGGCGCTGGAGAACGGCCGCTGCACCCCCAAGGAGGGCCTGGACGCTCCAGCCGATGAGG GCAAGGACGAGAAGGAGGAAAACAACTTCGACACCCTGAAAATGGAG GGCTCGCGCGGGCGGCTCCGcggcgggctgggctgggagtcGAGCCTGCGGCAGCGGCCGATGCAGCGGCACACCTTCCAGGCCGGGGACCCCTACTACATCAGCAAGAGGAAGCGGGACGAGTGGCTGGCGCGCTGGAAGCGGGAG GCGGAGAAGAAGGCCAAGGTGATCGCCGTGATGAACGTGGTGGAGGAGCCGGCGCGGGCCGAGGcgcagaaggaggaggaggccagcccgccgcccgccccgcagcaGCCCACCGACCCCGCCTCGCCCAGCGTGGCCACCACGCCGGAGCCGGCCGTGGCCGACGCCGGCGACAAGAACACCTCAAAATCCGCCGACGACGAGCCCGAGTACGAG GACGGGCGCGGGTTCGGCATCGGCGAGCTGGTGTGGGGCaagctgcgcggcttctcgtggtGGCCCGGCCGCATCGTGTCCTGGTGGATGACCGGCCGGAGCCGCGCGGCCGAGGGCACCCGCTGGGTCATGTGGTTCGGCGACGGCAAGTTCTCGGTG gtgtgcgtGGAGAAGCTGTTGCCCCTGAGCTCCTTTGCCAGCGCCTTCCACCAGGCCACCTACAACAAGCAGCCCATGTACCGCAAGGCCATCTACGAGGTGCTGCAG GTGGCCAGCAGCCGGGCCGGGAAGATCTTCCCTGCGTGCCCTGAGAACGACGAGACGGACACGTCCAAGGTGGTGGAGATCCAGAACAAGCAGATGATCGAGTGGGCCCTGGGTGGCTTCCAGCCCTCCGGCCccaaggggctggagccccccgAAG AGGAGCGGAACCCCTACAAAGAAGTTTACACGGAGATGTGGGTCGAGCCCGAAGCAGCCGCCTACGCACCACCCCCACCCGCCAAAAAACCCCGGAAAAGCACAACCCAGGAGAAGCCCAAGGTCAAGGAGATCATCGACGAGCGCACCCGAG AGCGGCTGGTGTACGAGGTCCGGCAGAAGTGCAGGAACATCGAAG ACATctgcatctcctgtgggagcctcAACGTGACCCTAGAGCACCCTCTGTTCATCGGGGGGATGTGCCAAAACTGCAAG aaCTGCTTTTTGGAGTGCGCGTACCAGTACGACGACGACGGGTACCAGTCCTACTGCACCATCTGCTGCGGTGGCCGCGAGGTCCTCATGTGTGGCAACAACAACTGCTGCAg gtgcttcTGCGTGGAGTGCGTGGACCTGCTGGTGGGCCCGGGGGCAGCGCAGGCGGCCATCAAGGAGGACCCCTGGAACTGCTACATGTGCGGCCATAAGGGGGTCTACGGGCTGCTGCGGCGGCGGGAGGACTGGCCCTCGCGCCTCCAGATGTTCTTCGCCAACAACCACGACCAGGAGTTT gaCCCACCGAAGGTGTACCCGCCGGTGCCAGCTGAGAAGAGGAAGCCCATCCGGGTGCTCTCACTCTTTGACGGCATCGCCACAG GCTTGCTGGTGCTGAAGGACCTGGGCATCCAGGTGGACAGGTACATCGCCTCCGAGGTGTGCGAGGACTCCATCACCGTGGGCATGGTGAGGCACCAGGGCAAGATCATGTACGTCGGGGACGTCCGCAATGTCACCCAGAAACAC ATACAGGAGTGGGGCCCCTTTGACCTGGTGATTGGGGGGAGCCCCTGCAACGACCTGTCCATCGTCAACCCGGCCAGGAAGGGGCTCTACG AGGGCACTGGGCGCCTCTTCTTTGAGTTCTACCGCCTGCTCCATGAAGCCCGGCCCAAGGAGGGCGACGACCGGCCCTTCTTCTGGCTCTTTGAGAACGTGGTGGCCATGGGGGTGAGCGACAAGAGGGACATCTCTCGCTTCCTGGAG TCCAATCCCGTCATGATTGATGCCAAAGAAGTGTCTGCAGCACACCGGGCACGGTACTTCTGGGGGAACCTGCCCGGCATGAACAG GCCACTCGCATCCACCGTCAATGAtaagctggagctgcaggagtgccTGGAGCATGGCAGGATAGCAAAG TTCAGCAAAGTGCGAACCATCACCACTCGCTCCAACTCCATCAAGCAGGGCAAGGACCAGCACTTCCCCGTGTTCATGAACGAGAAGGAGGACATCCTGTGGTGCACGGAGATGGAGAG GGTCTTCGGCTTCCCCGTGCACTACACGGACGTGTCCAACATGAGCCGCCTGGCCCGGCAGAGACTGCTCGGCAGGTCCTGGAGCGTGCCGGTGATCCGCCACCTCTTCGCGCCCCTGAAGGAATATTTTGCCTGCGTTTAG